A DNA window from Coffea arabica cultivar ET-39 chromosome 6c, Coffea Arabica ET-39 HiFi, whole genome shotgun sequence contains the following coding sequences:
- the LOC140008738 gene encoding uncharacterized protein yields MTQCRMLNQVPRELNQWKNNLSYEIGGLFQYVGHLPSLVDIIPNVSAIQALINYWDPDASVFRFGMCELTPTLEELEGLLQVPGKGSPMIYPSGGTREQFCRFLGLRNNSLDQHPDARSCPLRFLYDQFGEKESFERHQIDFFITRGQWEEKRVQAFGLVLINLLLFPQRHGNVTFATINMIQCLFLGIRGTTPTLIPIVIADIFSALTNCQRKGGFFYASNLILQMWIMEHLAKRSLNPLGSCLLVENWIDSHRERVSRYYRVMSSSQFIEEFNNLTPEKVQWILDWTKVRDPAFRTTQHDFIPLAGVNGLVAYVPQRVMRQLDIAKHSYGTRG; encoded by the coding sequence ATGACGCAGTGTCGAATGCTCAACCAAGTCCCCCGAGAGCTGAATCAGTGGAAGAATAACCTATCTTATGAGATTGGAGGGCTATTCCAATATGTGGGGCATCTACCAAGCCTTGTCGACATAATACCCAACGTGTCTGCTATCCAAGCATTGATCAATTATTGGGATCCGGATGCCTCAGTTTTCCGATTTGGAATGTGCGAACTCACCCCAACCCTAGAAGAGTTAGAGGGATTGTTGCAAGTACCGGGAAAAGGCAGTCCTATGATATACCCGAGTGGGGGAACGAGAGAGCAGTTTTGCAGATTTTTGGGATTGAGGAACAATAGCTTAGACCAACACCCCGACGCTAGATCTTGTCCACTGAGGTTTTTATATGACCAGTTTGGGGAAAAGGAGTCCTTTGAGCGCCATCAGATCGATTTCTTTATAACAAGGGGGCAATGGGAAGAGAAGCGTGTGCAAgcttttggtttggttttgatCAACTTATTGCTATTCCCTCAAAGGCATGGAAATGTGACATTTGCAACAATCAACATGATTCAATGTCTTTTTTTAGGAATTCGTGGAACGACACCAACTTTGATACCCATTGTCATAGCGGACATCTTCTCAGCCCTTACCAATTGCCAAAGGAAAGGGGGTTTCTTCTATGCTTCAAATTTAATACTTCAAATGTGGATCATGGAACATTTGGCGAAGAGATCACTTAACCCTTTGGGTTCTTGTCTCTTAGTTGAGAATTGGATTGATTCACATCGAGAGAGAGTCAGCCGCTACTACCGCGTGATGTCGTCAAGCCAGTTTATTGAGGAGTTCAACAATTTGACACCAGAAAAAGTGCAGTGGATTCTAGATTGGACCAAGGTCAGGGACCCAGCTTTTAGGACCACTCAACATGACTTCATCCCTCTAGCTGGAGTTAATGGTCTAGTCGCCTATGTTCCACAAAGGGTTATGAGACAGTTGGATATCGCAAAGCATTCTTATGGTACAAGGGGTTGA